ATGACTTGAGGGCTCCGGAGGGGCGGGAGGCGAAAGGCCGGACGCTGGTCGCCGCGAGGCCGAAGCCGCACAGGATCAGCGCGGCGCCGACGAAGTGGAACGGACGCACGGGCTCGCCCAGCAGCAGGAAGGCGAGCACGGCGGTGAACAGGGCGACGAGGTGGAAGGAGGCCCCGGTGACGCTCGGCCCCAGCGTTGCGACGCAGCGGTTCCAGATGACGAAGGCCAGCAGCGAGGCGAAGACGCCGATATAGAGCACGGCGGCGAGCGGGCCGGGCGCGGTCGGGATCGTCGCGCCCCGCGCCAGTTCCCAGATCCAGAACGGCAGCAGCACGAAAAGCCCCGCCACCATCGTCGCCGCCAGGAAGACGAGCGGATCGAGATCGGCGGCGCGGCGGCGCAGCAGCACCGAGTACACAGCGTAATTGGCGACCGCGACCAGAACTAGCGGCTCGCCGCCGCTGATGCCCAGCCGCGACAGGGTCGACGGCTCGCCGCGCGCGACGATCCACGCCACACCCGCGAAGGAGATGGCGACGCCGGCGAGCGTGCGAGCCGAGACGCGCTCGACCCCGAGCGCGAAAGCCGCCAGCGGCACCATCAGCGGCAGGGTCGAGTTGAGGAAGGCGACGCTGGCAGCGGGGGCGCTCTGCAAGGCGAGATAGCCGAGCGCATTGTAGCCGGCGATGCCGAAGGCGCCGCAGGCCAGGACAAGCCAGCGGGCGCGAAAGAGCGCTTGCCGTTGCGCACTGAGCGCGCCGAGCACGAAGGGCGCCAGGCAAGCGAGCGCGACGAGCCAGCGCCCGACCGCGAGCGAGACCGGCGGGAACGAGCCTGCGAGCGCCCGTCCGAGCAGGAGGTCGCCGGCCCAGAACAGGGGCGGCAGGGGAAGCAGCAGCAGCGGCTGGCCCCAGAGGCGCCTGAGGATCGACATCGCCGGCCTCACGGAGTGCCTGCGAGGGCAATCCGCAGGCGCCGGTTGTGGCGGCCCTTGTTGTCGATCTTCAGGATGCGGATCGGCGGCGAACCGCCGGTCGTGGCGAGATGGGTGCCGCCGCAGGCCTGACGGTCGAGCCCGACGATCTCGACGATGCGCACCTGCCCATCCGCGGTCGGCGGCGGGGCGACCGAGCGCGAGCGGATCAACCCCGGTTCAGCGAAGGCCGCGGCCTCGGGGAGATAGTCCTGCCGGACGGCGAGGTCTTGCCGGATGAGCGCGTTGACCGGCTCCTCAATCGCGCGCAGGCGGTCGTTGTCGGCATCCGGCAGGTCGAAATCGATGCGCGCCGTGCCATCCTCATTCATCTGGACGCCGGTGACGAGCGCGCCGTCGAAACCCTGGAAGACCACCGCGTTGACGATGTGCAGATCCGTGTGGAGCGCACGCATCAGCTTGCGAAAAGCCGGGTCGACCCGGGCTTCCACGGGGCCGGCCGGCAGTTCGACGGGGTCGGCGAGCAGGTGCCGAAACCGGCCTCCCTCGTTCTCGAAGCCGGCGACGGCCACCTCGCCGCCGGCCCAGGCCAGCGCGCCGCGATCGGGTAATTGCCCGCCGCC
Above is a genomic segment from Bosea sp. NBC_00550 containing:
- a CDS encoding DMT family transporter, which encodes MSILRRLWGQPLLLLPLPPLFWAGDLLLGRALAGSFPPVSLAVGRWLVALACLAPFVLGALSAQRQALFRARWLVLACGAFGIAGYNALGYLALQSAPAASVAFLNSTLPLMVPLAAFALGVERVSARTLAGVAISFAGVAWIVARGEPSTLSRLGISGGEPLVLVAVANYAVYSVLLRRRAADLDPLVFLAATMVAGLFVLLPFWIWELARGATIPTAPGPLAAVLYIGVFASLLAFVIWNRCVATLGPSVTGASFHLVALFTAVLAFLLLGEPVRPFHFVGAALILCGFGLAATSVRPFASRPSGALKS
- a CDS encoding alanyl-tRNA editing protein — encoded protein: MSRYFCLDNPEVPTLATEIVEAGPGWAVLAESPFYPGGGGQLPDRGALAWAGGEVAVAGFENEGGRFRHLLADPVELPAGPVEARVDPAFRKLMRALHTDLHIVNAVVFQGFDGALVTGVQMNEDGTARIDFDLPDADNDRLRAIEEPVNALIRQDLAVRQDYLPEAAAFAEPGLIRSRSVAPPPTADGQVRIVEIVGLDRQACGGTHLATTGGSPPIRILKIDNKGRHNRRLRIALAGTP